CAACCGCTCTGCCAGCCGTTTTGTGGCCATAATAGGAGAAGAAGAGCTTGCCCAGGATAAGGTTACTCTTAAATTCATGCAAACAGGCGAACAAGAATTAGTAGCATTACAAGATATTGAATCGAAGCTTCAAAGGGAGATGGGTAAATAATGGATACTTTAGCAGGCTTGAAACGGACCCATTCGTGTGCCATACTTGCCAAAAATGACGCAGACCGGGAGGTTACGATCTGCGGCTGGGTGGCGAGACGCCGGGATCATGGCGGTTTGATTTTTATTGATTTGAGGGACCGGTCGGGAATGGTTCAGGTGGTCTTTTCGCCTGATTATAATACCGAGGCCTTTACTAAGGCCGAAACTGTTCGCAACGAATACGTGCTGGCTGTTCGCGGCAAAGTGAAGCTTCGCTCTGCTGACACGGTCAATCCTCAGATGATTACCGGTGAAATTGAGGTATTGGGCGAGGAACTGCGTATTTTGAACCAGGCTAAAACACCGCCCTTTTATATTCAGGATGAAGTTGACGTGGATGAACCCTTGCGCCTGAAATACCGGTATCTGGATCTCAGGCGGCCGGAGATGCAGCGCAATCTGATGCTGCGGCACAGAGTCACCAAGGCCATGCGGGACTTCTTTGACGGCAGGGGCTTTGTGGAAGTGGAAACTCCGATGCTGACCAAATCCAGCCCGGAGGGGGCCCGGGATTATCTGGTTCCCAGCCGGGTCAATCCGGGAAAGTTTTTTGCCTTGCCTCAGTCTCCCCAACTGTTTAAACAAATTCTGATGGTAGCCGGCATGGAAAAATATTTTCAAATCGTGCGCTGTTTCCGGGATGAGGATTTACGCGCCGACCGGCAGCCTGAATTCACCCAGCTGGATATCGAAATGTCGTTCATTGACAGGGAAGACATCCTGGCGATGATGGAGGATATGATCGCTTATTTGTTCAAGCAGGCCTGCGGTGTGGACATCCCCCGGCCCCTTATGCGCCTGACTTATGATGAAGCCATGGCCCGCTACGGTTCGGACAAGCCGGATCTTCGATTTGGTATGGAACTTATTGATATTTCCCCGGCGGTAAAGAATTCCGGCTTTAAGG
The window above is part of the Acetonema longum DSM 6540 genome. Proteins encoded here:
- the aspS gene encoding aspartate--tRNA ligase; translation: MDTLAGLKRTHSCAILAKNDADREVTICGWVARRRDHGGLIFIDLRDRSGMVQVVFSPDYNTEAFTKAETVRNEYVLAVRGKVKLRSADTVNPQMITGEIEVLGEELRILNQAKTPPFYIQDEVDVDEPLRLKYRYLDLRRPEMQRNLMLRHRVTKAMRDFFDGRGFVEVETPMLTKSSPEGARDYLVPSRVNPGKFFALPQSPQLFKQILMVAGMEKYFQIVRCFRDEDLRADRQPEFTQLDIEMSFIDREDILAMMEDMIAYLFKQACGVDIPRPLMRLTYDEAMARYGSDKPDLRFGMELIDISPAVKNSGFKVFDTVLEQGGQVKAINVQGYAGIPRRELDGLTDYVATYGAKGLAWMCYTPEGIKSQITKFFSEETIQKVTQATQAKEGDLLLILAGQPAGVANALGQLRLEMGRRLDLIDPEKLSFLWVIDFPMFEYDAEEKRWVAMHHPFTSPRDEDIEFLGFDPGRIKAKAYDMVLNGTEIGGGSLRIYQRELQEKVFKAIGLTRDEAYEKFGYLLEAFEYGTPPHGGIAFGLDRLVMLMAKRASIRDVIAFPKTQSATDMMVQAPSEVSLRQLKELHVKSEVIAKK